One genomic segment of uncultured Desulfobacter sp. includes these proteins:
- a CDS encoding ThiF family adenylyltransferase — MQPDDMFAKLESFGITDKETYFSQVFSRNIGLFTEEEQKRLSNFRIAIPGMGGVGGLHLITLTRTGITKFNIADFDEYEPVNINRQYGARVLEFGRPKIDVMAEQALSINPYLELNPFKEGINASNMDDFLEGVDVVLDGLDFFEFEIRRLLFKRAAEKGIHVITAGPLGYSSAMLVFSPKGMGFDEYFNIRDGMADEDKYLSFALGLSPRSTHIKYMDFKRVDLSSKAGPSLNIACQICAGMVATEAVKVILKKGKIKPVPHYFQYDPFLQTLRKGYLFMGNKNPWQKLKIQVLKKLINKNKPKLKPDIPEKPEIIPAPGKNIEHSVLEYLIRAGIQAPSGDNCQPWKFEIKKNRIDLFLDRDKDHSFFNVNQVASLISCGTVLENIKIAASSLGIEALIKYDPDLRENDRVASIDLIPGETKKDPLADFIWQRHTNRKLFKKTPIAHEILESVESAVDSIPGAQIRFVTERKKLKKLARIIYKIDRIRTEHKPLHEHLMSMIRFTEKEALRKRDGFPLKNLEAGLAGELFLKVTKSWPVMNVANKIGVGRMVALNAWQGTVNSSGAGLLLMDKMDDHGFIQGGRALEKAWLTFASHGIQLQPMTAATLFYLRLIFEQNKTSGFLKQHKAVLIALQDQYHTLFRLSEKKLQAHILLFRFGKGENMGHRTLRPVIEFLIKK, encoded by the coding sequence ATGCAACCTGATGATATGTTCGCCAAGCTTGAATCTTTTGGGATTACAGATAAGGAAACCTATTTTTCCCAGGTATTTTCCAGGAATATCGGCCTGTTTACCGAAGAAGAGCAAAAACGGCTTTCAAATTTTAGAATCGCCATACCCGGTATGGGAGGCGTAGGCGGACTCCACCTGATCACCCTTACCCGGACAGGTATCACAAAATTCAACATTGCTGATTTTGACGAATATGAGCCGGTCAACATCAACCGCCAATACGGAGCACGGGTGCTGGAATTCGGCCGGCCCAAGATTGATGTCATGGCGGAACAGGCCCTTTCCATAAACCCTTACCTGGAACTTAACCCGTTCAAAGAGGGAATCAATGCATCAAATATGGATGATTTTCTTGAAGGGGTGGATGTGGTCTTGGACGGTCTTGATTTTTTCGAATTTGAGATACGGCGGCTGTTGTTTAAAAGGGCGGCTGAAAAAGGAATCCATGTCATCACCGCAGGCCCCTTGGGGTACAGTTCTGCCATGCTGGTCTTTTCCCCCAAAGGCATGGGGTTTGACGAATATTTTAATATCAGGGATGGCATGGCTGACGAGGACAAGTATCTATCTTTTGCCTTGGGACTGTCTCCCCGGTCCACCCATATCAAATACATGGATTTTAAAAGGGTGGATCTTAGTTCCAAGGCTGGGCCCTCCTTGAATATCGCCTGCCAGATATGTGCCGGCATGGTTGCCACCGAAGCGGTAAAAGTGATCCTGAAAAAGGGTAAAATCAAGCCGGTGCCCCATTATTTTCAATATGATCCCTTTCTTCAGACCCTGCGGAAAGGGTATCTTTTCATGGGAAATAAAAATCCCTGGCAGAAGTTGAAAATACAGGTGCTTAAAAAGCTAATTAATAAGAACAAACCCAAACTAAAACCGGATATCCCTGAAAAGCCCGAGATCATACCAGCTCCAGGAAAAAATATTGAACATTCTGTCCTGGAATACCTTATCCGTGCCGGCATCCAGGCCCCGTCCGGGGACAACTGCCAACCCTGGAAATTTGAGATAAAAAAGAACCGGATTGATCTGTTCCTGGACCGGGATAAAGACCACTCCTTTTTTAACGTCAACCAAGTGGCATCCCTGATTTCCTGCGGCACTGTTCTGGAAAATATAAAAATAGCTGCCTCTTCACTGGGAATTGAGGCATTAATCAAGTATGACCCAGATCTCCGTGAGAATGACCGCGTGGCATCAATTGATCTGATCCCGGGGGAAACAAAGAAAGATCCACTGGCTGACTTCATTTGGCAACGACATACGAACCGGAAACTTTTCAAAAAAACACCGATAGCTCATGAGATCCTTGAGTCTGTTGAATCTGCCGTCGATTCTATTCCAGGGGCACAGATACGGTTTGTAACGGAAAGGAAAAAATTAAAGAAGCTGGCCAGGATCATATATAAGATAGACCGCATTCGCACAGAACATAAGCCCCTTCACGAACATTTAATGTCAATGATACGGTTTACCGAAAAAGAAGCTTTGAGAAAAAGAGACGGGTTTCCATTAAAAAACCTGGAGGCCGGATTGGCTGGAGAACTCTTTTTAAAGGTCACAAAATCATGGCCGGTAATGAATGTTGCCAACAAGATCGGGGTAGGCCGGATGGTGGCATTGAATGCTTGGCAGGGGACGGTGAATTCGTCTGGAGCCGGGCTTTTATTGATGGATAAAATGGATGACCATGGGTTCATTCAAGGCGGCAGGGCTCTTGAAAAAGCTTGGTTGACATTTGCCTCCCATGGCATTCAACTTCAACCCATGACGGCTGCGACTCTGTTTTACCTCCGGTTGATTTTTGAACAGAACAAAACCTCCGGATTTTTAAAACAGCACAAAGCGGTGTTGATAGCCCTTCAAGATCAATACCACACTTTGTTTCGTCTGTCTGAAAAAAAATTACAGGCTCATATCCTGTTGTTCAGGTTCGGTAAAGGGGAGAATATGGGACATAGAACGCTTCGCCCGGTTATAGAATTCTTGATAAAAAAATAG
- a CDS encoding IS1634 family transposase, producing MVTDSTLKDQEIFNKDNLQIITERVNDVPLLIAQMVRMGIPEIIDRHIPRHGNQRDLSWGWTTVIWMAYILTEGDHRKVSMSEYVEEMQHTLLCIAGRPIAALDFSDDRLAHLFKHLSNREYWSKIEDDLNKQSIEVYDLKPETIRCDATTVSTDQAITEEGLVQFGHSKDNTKLPQIKLMSAALDPLGMPLASDVVSGEKADDGLYIPLISRVSDSLKKNGLLFSGDCKMSALETRAHLVLSGDHYLCPLPLTGKTADEMKTWINEGISKDREEALIPVFRENYKGIVVLAAKGYEFSRIQTFQKEAEEITWQERVFVVHSPAHARQQSAGLDIRLKKAKEKLEKLTPLPGRGKRQISDEAELVAAIAKIVKAHNVENLLDVQFEKQVEQKMKYVGKGRGSLNRETIVVEKVRYQITSVQRNQEKIADEKTRFGWKAFVIDMDFDKFSLHDAILSYRNEYRVERIFARLKSRLNIAPFFVKKDDQIEGITYLLTLCVRVLTLIEFVVRRSLKEEKTELPDMHPENRKKTTAKPSAERILKAFSKVNLTIICDMAGNIIMRSLKPLSNLQKQIIQKLELDSSIYTQLEI from the coding sequence ATGGTAACGGATTCGACATTAAAAGATCAAGAGATTTTCAACAAAGACAACCTTCAGATTATCACGGAACGAGTGAATGATGTGCCTTTACTCATAGCACAAATGGTCAGAATGGGTATTCCGGAAATCATAGACAGACATATCCCAAGACATGGAAATCAAAGAGACCTTAGCTGGGGATGGACCACAGTCATATGGATGGCCTATATTCTGACTGAAGGCGACCACCGCAAGGTATCAATGAGTGAATATGTGGAAGAAATGCAACATACGTTGCTTTGCATAGCAGGGCGGCCAATAGCGGCGCTGGATTTCAGTGATGATCGTTTAGCTCATCTTTTTAAACATTTAAGCAATCGTGAATACTGGTCAAAGATAGAAGATGATCTCAACAAACAGTCAATAGAGGTGTATGATCTAAAGCCTGAAACAATCAGATGTGATGCAACGACTGTGAGTACGGATCAGGCAATCACAGAAGAGGGATTGGTTCAGTTTGGTCATAGCAAAGACAATACGAAGTTACCTCAGATAAAATTGATGAGTGCTGCCCTGGACCCTTTGGGAATGCCGTTGGCTTCTGACGTCGTTTCTGGTGAAAAGGCAGACGATGGATTATATATTCCGCTGATAAGTCGCGTCAGTGACAGTCTTAAAAAAAATGGATTATTGTTCTCAGGTGATTGTAAAATGAGTGCATTGGAGACCCGGGCTCATTTGGTATTATCAGGAGATCATTATTTATGCCCGCTGCCCTTGACCGGTAAAACTGCTGATGAAATGAAAACATGGATCAATGAAGGTATTTCCAAAGATCGGGAAGAAGCTTTGATCCCTGTGTTCAGAGAGAACTATAAAGGAATAGTCGTTCTGGCAGCCAAAGGATATGAGTTCAGCCGCATTCAGACTTTTCAAAAAGAGGCTGAAGAAATAACCTGGCAGGAGCGGGTGTTCGTGGTTCATTCCCCTGCTCATGCCAGGCAACAATCAGCCGGTCTCGATATTCGGTTGAAAAAAGCGAAGGAAAAACTTGAAAAATTAACGCCTTTGCCAGGGCGAGGCAAACGTCAAATAAGCGATGAGGCTGAACTTGTTGCGGCTATTGCCAAAATAGTCAAAGCCCATAACGTAGAGAATCTGCTGGACGTCCAGTTTGAAAAACAGGTAGAACAAAAAATGAAGTATGTCGGTAAAGGCAGGGGGTCCCTTAACCGGGAAACCATCGTTGTAGAGAAAGTTCGTTATCAGATTACTTCTGTTCAAAGAAATCAAGAAAAAATTGCCGATGAAAAAACCCGGTTCGGCTGGAAAGCATTCGTCATAGACATGGATTTTGATAAGTTTTCCCTGCATGATGCTATTTTGTCATATAGAAATGAATATCGAGTTGAACGTATCTTCGCCAGGCTAAAAAGTCGCCTCAACATAGCTCCGTTCTTTGTTAAAAAAGATGATCAGATTGAAGGTATCACATATCTACTCACCCTGTGTGTAAGGGTGCTGACTCTTATAGAATTTGTTGTTCGACGCTCATTGAAAGAAGAAAAGACTGAACTACCTGATATGCATCCTGAAAATCGTAAAAAGACTACAGCCAAACCTTCTGCGGAAAGAATCTTAAAGGCTTTTTCGAAAGTTAACCTTACTATTATATGCGACATGGCAGGAAATATTATTATGCGTTCATTGAAACCATTATCGAATTTGCAAAAACAAATTATCCAAAAGTTGGAATTAGACTCTTCTATTTATACGCAACTTGAAATTTAG
- a CDS encoding site-specific integrase, whose amino-acid sequence MVLEQVFKSTKTLNKLQTGPLAKLIEGFCSHLLDRGFTHSCIRKHLSNISHLNEHLERVSTRPRTIVTAKDVENFFKMYPSWCRNQGALEGHLHRVRHSINRFTAYLDMKGLFDPLVQEPIYQVLMNDYLQWLRRYQYASDGTLEVRKRSIAKFLQWLGPQATTQGLAGLSPEMIETFFLSHAQAIGRSGRRSMQSALRTFLRFCLQQGYFQHPLDRAVPALRTYKLSTVPRALTEEQAQQVISVVDTSTDSGRRDYAILQLLYTYGVRGGQVRAMQMEDIRWVDNQILFRSLKHGKDSLLPLNIEVGQSLLDYLRYARPRYSYPHVFLTCRAPYRPLAHSNSLSAIVERHIRAAGIDVPSKGAHAFRHGFATRMVSKGHSLKEVADVLGHRHLSTTFIYTKVDFNALQQVALDWPEEVN is encoded by the coding sequence ATGGTATTAGAACAAGTGTTTAAAAGCACAAAAACATTGAACAAATTGCAAACAGGTCCGCTGGCGAAGCTTATAGAGGGGTTTTGTAGCCACCTCTTGGATAGAGGCTTTACTCATAGTTGTATTCGAAAACATCTATCGAATATTTCACACCTTAACGAGCATTTAGAAAGGGTATCGACTCGACCACGCACGATAGTTACGGCAAAGGACGTTGAGAATTTTTTCAAGATGTATCCTTCTTGGTGCCGGAACCAGGGAGCCCTTGAAGGACACTTGCACCGCGTCCGGCACTCGATTAATCGATTTACTGCCTATCTCGACATGAAGGGGCTTTTCGACCCGCTGGTTCAGGAGCCAATTTACCAGGTGCTGATGAACGATTACCTTCAATGGTTACGCCGCTATCAATATGCATCAGACGGAACTCTGGAGGTTCGAAAGCGCTCAATAGCCAAGTTTTTACAATGGCTTGGTCCACAGGCTACCACCCAGGGATTGGCAGGGCTGAGTCCTGAAATGATCGAAACTTTTTTCCTCTCCCATGCCCAGGCCATCGGTCGATCCGGGCGACGATCAATGCAATCGGCCTTACGCACGTTCTTACGATTTTGTTTACAACAGGGCTATTTTCAACATCCACTCGACCGGGCAGTTCCCGCATTACGCACTTACAAACTGAGTACTGTGCCACGAGCGCTGACCGAAGAACAAGCGCAACAAGTTATTAGCGTAGTTGATACCAGCACCGATAGCGGCCGGCGAGACTACGCCATTTTGCAGCTTTTATACACTTACGGTGTTCGCGGTGGCCAGGTGCGTGCAATGCAAATGGAAGATATCCGCTGGGTTGACAATCAGATTCTATTCAGGTCCTTAAAACATGGCAAAGACAGCTTGTTGCCCTTGAACATTGAGGTCGGTCAAAGTCTGCTGGACTACCTGCGATATGCTCGACCACGCTACTCATATCCACATGTCTTTCTAACCTGTCGGGCACCGTACCGGCCGCTGGCACACTCCAATTCACTTTCGGCCATTGTGGAGCGTCATATTCGTGCGGCAGGCATTGATGTGCCCAGCAAGGGCGCCCACGCATTCCGGCACGGATTTGCCACTCGCATGGTTAGCAAAGGTCATTCGCTTAAAGAAGTGGCCGACGTGCTCGGGCATCGCCATCTGAGTACGACATTTATCTACACCAAAGTCGATTTTAACGCATTGCAGCAAGTGGCTCTCGATTGGCCGGAGGAGGTGAATTAA
- a CDS encoding tyrosine-type recombinase/integrase, producing MSAYQFSSCLAVQMERFVDLRRLSGTDYCSQTRLLRYFDRFLVQQDFSIPYLTREIIDCYQEGLTGLAPRTRGNRISVLRQFCEYLSTRNPQSYVPWPLKIIQPHCAHRPYIFHSSQLQALLAAASELSPSGSLRPRTYRTLLGLVYSTGLRIGEAMALNLQDVFPNSQRLYIAEGKFRKARWVALSESTTRALEQYIDKRIKIAPHEPDSPLLLNERRRRLCHPTVNMTFRGLLQKCGIARHKRTGPRIQDLRHTFAVHRLQAWYRDGQNVNARLPALATYMGHVDISSTRVYLQPTAELLQQVNQRFRNHYLKNIDPHGGKL from the coding sequence ATGAGTGCATACCAATTTTCAAGTTGTTTGGCTGTGCAGATGGAAAGATTTGTCGACCTGCGCCGGCTCTCCGGTACCGATTATTGTAGCCAGACACGGTTATTGCGATACTTTGACCGGTTTTTGGTCCAACAGGACTTTTCCATCCCCTACCTTACACGCGAGATTATCGATTGTTATCAAGAAGGTCTTACCGGGCTTGCCCCACGCACGCGGGGCAACCGGATAAGTGTGCTGCGCCAATTTTGCGAATACTTATCCACCAGAAACCCTCAAAGCTATGTACCCTGGCCGCTTAAAATAATTCAACCTCACTGTGCACACCGTCCGTATATCTTCCATTCAAGCCAGCTACAGGCATTGTTGGCAGCTGCTTCTGAACTTTCACCGTCTGGTTCGTTGCGCCCACGTACCTATCGCACACTGCTGGGACTTGTATACAGTACGGGGTTGCGCATTGGCGAGGCCATGGCTTTAAACCTTCAAGATGTCTTTCCGAACAGCCAACGGCTTTACATCGCCGAAGGCAAGTTCCGAAAGGCGCGGTGGGTAGCGCTGAGCGAATCGACCACCCGCGCACTTGAGCAGTATATCGACAAACGCATTAAAATCGCGCCGCACGAGCCCGACTCTCCGCTATTGCTGAATGAGCGTCGGCGGCGCCTGTGCCACCCCACCGTCAATATGACCTTCAGGGGCCTATTGCAAAAATGCGGCATCGCGCGCCACAAGCGCACCGGGCCTCGTATCCAGGATCTACGGCACACCTTTGCCGTACACAGACTGCAGGCCTGGTACCGGGACGGACAGAATGTCAACGCCCGTCTGCCCGCTCTTGCCACCTACATGGGGCATGTGGACATCAGTTCCACGCGCGTTTATTTGCAGCCCACGGCCGAACTGCTCCAGCAGGTAAACCAGCGGTTCCGAAATCACTATCTGAAAAACATAGATCCGCATGGAGGGAAATTATGA
- a CDS encoding Rpn family recombination-promoting nuclease/putative transposase: MNKKKQSGGLNNPHDKLFKETWSNQENTRSFLQHFLPDNVLQVMDLSSLEICKDSFVEKELSDYYSDMLYKVMLSGTPGYVYVLFEHKSYYDKYVHFQMLEYMVKIWRLFVKQQKKKAKKALPIVIPLLICHGKHAWPENAVRFSSHLSGPVDELSGYIPDFSIELYDLAKLTDDEIKGTVMARVVLLLFKHVSDPDLLDRLPGILALMKDLMEKQTGLQYFESLFRYLFNTIDNISADTIKEIAEQAISGKAGEYIMTLAEKLRKEGEIRGEIKGKLEGKLEGKLEGKLEGLSDAIELGMTLKFPDELNDVMAGIKNINDIDRLIKIKNAIKTAKNGSEILMLL; encoded by the coding sequence ATGAACAAAAAAAAGCAGTCCGGCGGTTTAAACAACCCCCATGATAAGCTATTTAAGGAGACTTGGAGCAACCAGGAAAATACCCGCAGTTTTCTGCAGCATTTTTTGCCGGATAACGTGTTGCAGGTGATGGATCTTTCAAGCCTTGAAATCTGCAAAGACAGTTTTGTGGAAAAGGAATTATCGGATTATTACTCCGACATGTTGTACAAGGTGATGCTGTCCGGCACTCCGGGATATGTATATGTGCTGTTTGAACATAAGAGTTATTATGACAAATATGTTCATTTCCAGATGCTGGAATACATGGTGAAAATATGGCGTTTGTTTGTCAAGCAGCAGAAGAAAAAGGCCAAGAAAGCGTTGCCCATTGTAATTCCCTTATTAATTTGTCATGGCAAACACGCTTGGCCGGAAAATGCCGTCCGATTTTCCTCTCACTTGTCAGGTCCGGTGGATGAACTTTCCGGTTATATACCGGATTTCAGTATTGAACTGTATGATCTGGCTAAGTTAACGGATGATGAGATCAAGGGCACGGTCATGGCAAGGGTGGTCCTGTTGCTGTTCAAGCATGTATCTGATCCTGATCTGTTGGACAGGCTGCCGGGTATCCTGGCATTAATGAAGGATTTGATGGAAAAGCAAACCGGGCTGCAATATTTTGAAAGCCTGTTTCGGTATCTGTTCAATACCATTGACAACATATCTGCTGACACAATCAAGGAAATTGCTGAACAGGCAATTTCCGGAAAGGCGGGGGAATATATTATGACACTGGCGGAAAAACTTCGTAAAGAAGGGGAAATCAGAGGAGAAATAAAGGGGAAGCTTGAAGGAAAGCTCGAAGGAAAACTCGAAGGAAAGCTTGAAGGATTGTCAGATGCAATCGAATTGGGCATGACCCTTAAATTTCCGGATGAACTTAACGATGTCATGGCTGGGATAAAAAATATTAATGATATTGATAGGCTGATAAAAATTAAGAATGCCATTAAAACCGCCAAGAATGGTTCAGAAATTCTGATGTTGTTGTGA
- a CDS encoding PEP-CTERM sorting domain-containing protein, which produces MKKTSIILIAFSFLLLSSGAAFAQSFHWDVSTVGATATGTPSANGGNAVNVPDDFTTTGGSTINQTFTGGADDTVLDNGDTFTDFGGLNIVSTGQFPGEFPFILDTAGTPTNLYVYYTGLSGSISNFVDGGIASTAANGAAGLAEDTFDLTFDAGVGDINFYIDDDLTPNGSFGEIEVAALELVQGAGTAPEFVINQSEGQLEIIGVFTDVLDGFWNTGLFGDPGQDFDDITLPVIAASFNLGATFQNATDALNGGIDIEVVNEGSFAVNVVPEPATMMLFGIGLLGIAGVTRRKSA; this is translated from the coding sequence ATGAAAAAAACAAGCATAATACTAATCGCATTTTCATTCTTGTTATTAAGCAGCGGAGCAGCTTTTGCTCAATCGTTTCACTGGGATGTGTCAACAGTCGGCGCCACTGCAACTGGTACCCCGTCTGCAAACGGCGGCAATGCCGTTAATGTACCCGATGACTTCACCACAACCGGTGGATCAACAATCAATCAGACGTTTACCGGCGGTGCGGATGATACCGTACTTGACAATGGCGACACCTTTACCGACTTTGGTGGACTGAATATTGTTTCAACCGGTCAATTTCCTGGCGAATTTCCCTTCATTTTAGATACTGCAGGTACACCTACAAATCTGTACGTTTATTACACCGGTTTATCCGGCAGTATCTCCAACTTTGTTGACGGCGGTATTGCGTCAACAGCTGCAAACGGCGCAGCCGGACTTGCAGAAGACACTTTTGACCTGACTTTTGATGCAGGTGTTGGAGATATTAATTTTTATATTGATGACGATTTGACACCCAATGGCAGCTTTGGAGAAATTGAGGTTGCTGCACTGGAGTTGGTCCAGGGTGCTGGAACTGCCCCCGAATTCGTCATAAATCAATCTGAGGGTCAGTTAGAAATTATAGGTGTATTTACTGATGTACTCGATGGTTTCTGGAATACCGGTCTTTTCGGCGATCCCGGTCAGGACTTTGATGATATTACTCTGCCCGTTATTGCAGCTAGTTTCAATTTAGGCGCCACGTTCCAGAATGCAACTGATGCTCTCAATGGCGGTATTGACATTGAGGTAGTCAATGAAGGCAGCTTTGCTGTCAATGTAGTTCCGGAACCTGCAACAATGATGCTTTTCGGTATCGGCCTTCTCGGCATAGCAGGTGTTACCAGAAGAAAATCTGCATAG
- a CDS encoding transposase, protein MNEITTLLTCMHPLLDANTYRHFLIISQALLTMTGRITMLSISRWTDKGGSYRTIQRFFSKDIPWDSLNWAIGKTFLKKSKIILIAGDATTVTKSGKKTFGLGRFFSSIYSRAVPGIAFQTLSLLDVEKRISWPMLIEQMLPKPKQKKRVVTKSKKQKRGRGRPKGSKNKNNRNVVLNAEMTQVQAMLQKLLKLIGDTLQPIYFVYDGAFGNNAAVHMTRQVGLHLISKLRNNSALYFKWNGVYSGKGRRPVYGDRVNYKNFPAAHLKSEETKKHICTRIYQMNVIHKKFADALNVVIIEKKNVKTDKIARVILFSTDLELDWKNIIDYYRLRFQIEFNFRDAKQHWGLEDFMVIKEQSVLNAANLSLWMVNVSQAMLVTSGEESILDLKAHYHGLRYAQEVFKILPENTKPINIVQLFEKIPVLGRIHGEKKAA, encoded by the coding sequence ATGAATGAAATTACCACGCTTTTAACTTGCATGCACCCCTTACTTGACGCAAACACTTACCGTCATTTTCTGATTATCAGTCAAGCCTTGCTGACGATGACAGGTCGGATTACCATGCTGAGCATCAGTCGTTGGACTGATAAAGGAGGAAGCTATCGTACTATACAGCGGTTTTTTTCAAAAGATATCCCTTGGGATTCACTCAACTGGGCGATAGGGAAAACATTTTTGAAAAAATCAAAAATTATTCTTATTGCTGGTGATGCCACAACTGTAACCAAGTCAGGTAAGAAAACTTTTGGTCTTGGCAGGTTTTTCTCTTCCATCTACTCTCGTGCAGTTCCTGGAATTGCCTTCCAAACCCTTTCATTGCTGGATGTCGAAAAACGAATTTCATGGCCAATGTTAATAGAACAGATGCTTCCAAAGCCAAAGCAGAAAAAGCGGGTAGTAACGAAAAGCAAAAAACAAAAGCGGGGCCGGGGAAGGCCCAAAGGTTCAAAAAACAAGAACAATCGCAATGTTGTACTCAATGCGGAAATGACGCAGGTACAGGCCATGCTGCAAAAACTTTTAAAGCTGATTGGGGATACACTTCAACCTATTTACTTTGTGTATGACGGTGCATTCGGAAACAATGCGGCTGTTCACATGACACGACAAGTTGGGTTGCACCTAATTTCCAAATTACGCAACAACTCTGCCTTGTATTTCAAGTGGAATGGAGTCTATTCCGGCAAGGGGAGGCGACCAGTTTATGGTGATAGAGTTAATTACAAAAACTTTCCCGCAGCCCATTTAAAATCAGAAGAGACCAAAAAACACATCTGCACCCGCATCTACCAAATGAATGTGATACACAAAAAATTTGCCGACGCTCTGAACGTAGTCATCATCGAGAAAAAAAACGTAAAAACGGATAAGATAGCCCGCGTTATCCTGTTTAGCACCGATCTTGAACTTGATTGGAAAAATATCATTGACTATTATCGTTTGAGATTCCAGATTGAATTTAACTTTCGTGATGCAAAACAACACTGGGGACTTGAGGATTTCATGGTCATAAAAGAACAATCAGTCCTCAATGCTGCCAACTTATCCCTATGGATGGTCAATGTTTCCCAGGCAATGCTGGTGACATCCGGCGAAGAAAGTATTCTTGACCTGAAAGCCCATTATCACGGGCTTCGTTATGCGCAGGAAGTATTTAAAATACTTCCTGAAAACACAAAACCGATTAATATTGTACAGCTATTTGAGAAGATTCCCGTGCTAGGACGGATTCATGGTGAGAAAAAGGCTGCTTAG
- a CDS encoding tyrosine-type recombinase/integrase, with product MNHLLADFIKRFFSHYLPVQKGLSANTILAYRDAVKLLLCYVADTVKIPVDKLAVKDVTENMVLDFLDECEQKRGCTPRTRNARLAAIRSLFNYMARKEPMLIVHCGQIRSIPLKRAEHKMVGYLDEKEMQVVLNAVDVNSRTGVRDKALLMLMYNTGARVSEIVALELDDLRFDDSAQIRLHGKGGKERSCPIWPETATVLKNYLHQRALKQIDAQCVFLNANGAPITRFGIRYITRKYGAQAGQFDKRAKPVNPHTIRHTSAMHLLRSGNDINMISYWLGHANLNTTNIYVEIDMEMKRKMIDRAGAPKIVKKAPWQKPNVLQWLDRLSKEGCKPII from the coding sequence ATGAATCACTTACTCGCTGATTTTATAAAACGTTTTTTCAGCCACTATCTGCCGGTACAAAAAGGCCTTTCGGCCAATACCATCCTGGCTTACCGCGATGCCGTAAAACTGCTTTTGTGTTATGTCGCCGACACCGTAAAAATACCCGTCGATAAGCTGGCGGTCAAAGACGTCACGGAGAACATGGTGCTGGATTTTCTCGATGAATGCGAGCAAAAACGAGGCTGCACGCCGAGGACCAGAAACGCACGACTGGCAGCTATCCGGAGCCTTTTCAACTACATGGCTCGCAAGGAGCCGATGCTGATCGTTCACTGCGGTCAGATTCGTTCCATCCCCCTCAAGCGCGCTGAGCACAAAATGGTCGGTTATCTTGACGAAAAAGAGATGCAGGTGGTTTTAAACGCGGTTGATGTCAACTCCCGTACTGGCGTGCGAGACAAAGCATTGCTCATGCTGATGTATAATACCGGTGCGCGGGTCAGTGAAATCGTTGCCCTGGAACTTGACGATCTTCGTTTTGACGATTCGGCTCAGATCAGACTGCACGGCAAGGGCGGCAAGGAACGCTCCTGCCCGATATGGCCCGAAACAGCGACCGTGCTTAAAAATTACCTGCACCAACGAGCGCTCAAGCAAATAGACGCTCAATGCGTGTTTCTTAACGCCAACGGTGCTCCCATCACTCGCTTTGGCATCCGCTACATTACCCGCAAGTATGGTGCGCAAGCTGGTCAATTCGACAAACGCGCCAAACCTGTCAATCCCCACACGATCAGACACACCAGCGCTATGCATTTACTTCGTTCGGGAAATGACATCAATATGATCAGTTACTGGCTGGGTCACGCAAATCTCAACACCACTAACATTTATGTGGAAATCGACATGGAGATGAAGCGTAAAATGATCGATAGGGCTGGCGCTCCTAAGATCGTTAAAAAAGCCCCCTGGCAAAAACCCAATGTGCTCCAGTGGCTTGATAGACTGTCCAAGGAGGGATGCAAACCGATAATTTAG